TTGCTTCAACGGAGTGTCCAAGATTATACATATTTTCATCACGCAAGGCTTTAAAATATTGTGCTTCCTTGGTAAAGTCTATATTGTCTAAGAATGTTTTAAGTTCTTTTAGATTTTTTGCGTGATGATTTTCTAAGATATAACCCCCGTCATTTTCTAAATTAGAATCTAGGGGAGTTGGCATAAACATAAAACTAGGTCGTAAAGTGGTGTAAGAATAAGTAAAGCTTGTGGTGCTCCAATCTGTGATTAAAAAATCTGTGGAGTTAAAAAATGCATTCCCCATATTCGCATCAATGCTAAAGCGTGCTTCTTCTGCGAAACTTGCATTGATGAGTCGATAGAAGTAGTGCCCTATGCTGTAATTAAGAGGGTGGGCACGATATGAGATATTGTAATTTGTGTTTTCTAAAAGCCATTCTAAAAATGTGATTTCACTTCCCGCAAAGGCATTGATACGCGCATTTCTGTCATTTTCAACATAGCGTAATGTTGGCGCATAGGTTATTGTATTTTTAGGAGTATATTGGTATTCTTGCAAGGCTTTGTCAAGTTGTGGGTATCCGCTTGGAAGCAGTTTAACTTGTGGATTGCCTTTTAGGCGATATTGAAAGCCTTGCATTGCTGTTTTAGAGGGAACAATAATATAATCCATCGTAGCCGTTGCACCACAAACGCAGGTTGCACGATGGGGAAAATAGATTCTTTTTGCGCGTTTGCTTAAAAATTCTCTATCAATTCTGCCATCTTCATAGCCTACTTGATCTGCCACAAGAATCAAATCAATTTCTTCAATATCAACATTAGGATAATAAGTTTGATTTGCTTCTGTAACTCTCCAAGGAAAAAACACATTGTGATGTCCGCTTTTTTCAAAATCATCATTTAAAACTCTATCAACAATAGTGATAACATTATATTTTTCTTTGAGTTTTGTAATAAGATTTCCAAATTGTGAGCGATAAGTGGGATAGTAAGAAACCACAGCAATATTTTTCTTATCCTTGCTAATAAATCTTTGAATATGCTCTTTTGAGCGTTGATTGAACTCCTCTAGAAGTTTTTGTTCTTCTGTCATAATAAATCTCCCTGTAAAAATTCTGTGATTTCTTTTAGTTTGGAATCTTTTGTGAATTCTAATGCGTTTAATGTGGCTTTTAGCTCTTTTAATGAAGTTGTAACAAAGGCAATTTTTTGAAGTGCTGCATAGAGTCTATCATTGCCAAAATCAACGGTGGTAAAAGCAGGAAGATATAAAAGACTAGGTTTTAAAAAAGACAAGCTAAAGGCTAGGGTAAGATTGGAAGTATCTGTGATTAAAATTTCTGCCTCTTTTGCTTTTTGCAAGTTTGAAATTTGTGTAATAGAGCAATAATCTAGGGCTTCTAAAATAACCTTATTGTATTTTGTGGGAGTTTTTGAGTGGGGTAGATAAAGGATTTTATTATGCCCCCCCCCCCCACATTTTTGAGTATAAAGTATTTCTAAAATTTGAAGATCATATGTGCAAAGGCAGTTTGCGTGAAGCAAGTCAAAATCCTCTCTAAAAGATGGCGCATAAAGGATTGTCATTTGGAATCCTTTTTGTAATCTTCTGCTAACTTTTCAATTTTTTCTAATTCTTCTTTGCTAAACCAGCTTTTAATGGCGCGTTTTGCTACTTCTAGCGTTGCGTCCATTCCGCCAGCAAGAGAGAAAAGCCAAAATTTATGCGCATAGAGCCAGTCAATTTGTTTGACTTGCTTTTCAATGAGTGTATGCACTGGACGCACAACGATTTTAGCAAACTCTAATTCTTGATGCACAATATAGCTTTGCACTGCATCGGAGAAAACTTTGATAAAAATATCTTCTTTGAAAAAATCTTTAATATCATCAATTTTTTCTAAAATATCTCCTATTTCTTGAAAATTGATTTCTTCTAGT
The Helicobacter winghamensis ATCC BAA-430 DNA segment above includes these coding regions:
- a CDS encoding CDP-glycerol glycerophosphotransferase family protein; amino-acid sequence: MTEEQKLLEEFNQRSKEHIQRFISKDKKNIAVVSYYPTYRSQFGNLITKLKEKYNVITIVDRVLNDDFEKSGHHNVFFPWRVTEANQTYYPNVDIEEIDLILVADQVGYEDGRIDREFLSKRAKRIYFPHRATCVCGATATMDYIIVPSKTAMQGFQYRLKGNPQVKLLPSGYPQLDKALQEYQYTPKNTITYAPTLRYVENDRNARINAFAGSEITFLEWLLENTNYNISYRAHPLNYSIGHYFYRLINASFAEEARFSIDANMGNAFFNSTDFLITDWSTTSFTYSYTTLRPSFMFMPTPLDSNLENDGGYILENHHAKNLKELKTFLDNIDFTKEAQYFKALRDENMYNLGHSVEAILQNIEEILEGKL